A genomic window from Microbacterium sp. ET2 includes:
- a CDS encoding PLD nuclease N-terminal domain-containing protein has protein sequence MTRVLLIAALLATVFWVYSIVDCALQPPNRHRGVSKPIWILIVILLPVLGGVLWFVVGRLRKKTIAARRAPDDDPEFLGRIGSISDQDERIRRLEEELAQLDAEADDPRFLPPERGAAPGSAIEPPPSGRDRSARAGDRPADDDDPLGTRGPLS, from the coding sequence ATGACGAGGGTGCTCCTCATCGCGGCGTTGCTGGCCACGGTGTTCTGGGTCTACAGCATCGTCGACTGCGCCCTGCAGCCGCCGAATCGCCATCGCGGTGTGAGCAAGCCGATCTGGATCCTCATCGTCATCCTTCTCCCCGTCCTCGGCGGTGTGCTGTGGTTCGTGGTGGGGCGCCTGCGCAAGAAGACGATCGCCGCGCGGCGCGCGCCCGACGACGACCCCGAGTTCCTGGGGCGCATCGGCTCGATCAGCGATCAGGACGAGCGCATCCGCCGCCTCGAAGAAGAACTCGCCCAGCTCGATGCCGAAGCCGATGACCCCCGCTTCCTGCCGCCCGAGCGCGGCGCGGCGCCCGGCAGCGCGATCGAACCGCCGCCGAGCGGTCGCGACCGCTCCGCCCGGGCCGGCGACCGTCCGGCCGACGACGATGACCCGCTCGGCACCCGCGGACCGCTGAGCTGA
- a CDS encoding DUF4229 domain-containing protein — translation MKARSALVYSVLRLLAFLVPFGILMLFPIFQQLYWLAAIFAALIGLSLSLLFLRRPLNEVTSSLGAGRREHAVRVDSAAADADADAEDAAADAMGADAAGERAAGQPTNAQNKNTP, via the coding sequence GTGAAAGCCCGCTCCGCCCTGGTCTACTCCGTGCTGCGGCTTCTGGCGTTCCTGGTGCCGTTCGGCATCCTGATGCTCTTCCCGATCTTCCAGCAGCTCTACTGGCTCGCGGCGATCTTCGCCGCCCTCATCGGTCTGAGCCTGTCGCTGCTGTTCCTGCGCCGCCCGCTGAACGAGGTCACCTCATCGCTCGGCGCCGGCCGCCGCGAACACGCGGTGCGCGTCGACAGCGCGGCCGCTGACGCGGACGCGGATGCGGAGGACGCCGCCGCTGACGCCATGGGTGCGGACGCCGCGGGCGAGCGCGCGGCCGGTCAGCCGACGAACGCCCAGAACAAGAACACCCCGTAG
- a CDS encoding 1,4-dihydroxy-2-naphthoate polyprenyltransferase yields the protein MARTSSKKRKRPASRPRPGGNPQRVPVAPTRAPQKATARDWIGAARLRTLPLAVTPVLIGTGASMLVLDSLRWVVALCCLAVAVCLQIGVNYANDYSDGIRGTDDFRVGPARLTGARKAKPRTVLIVALVFFGLAAVAGLAIVIRTQQWWLLLVGAVCIVAAWFYTGGKRPYGYYGLGEIVVFVFFGLVATLGTTWVQALALPQEAWFGAVGAGSFACAVLLANNLRDIDQDRAAGKRTLSVLIGRRGSQVLFTVLVLAPFVISGWIALFYPIAWLTLFGLLAALPAVLIVWTYRLPRELVVALALSSLASLTYGVFLFWAFVG from the coding sequence GTGGCACGAACCTCCAGCAAGAAGCGCAAGCGTCCGGCATCCCGTCCCCGCCCCGGCGGGAACCCGCAGCGTGTTCCGGTGGCCCCGACCCGCGCGCCGCAGAAAGCGACCGCGCGCGACTGGATCGGCGCCGCGCGCCTGCGCACCCTGCCGCTCGCGGTCACCCCGGTGCTCATCGGCACGGGTGCTTCGATGCTCGTGCTCGACTCGCTTCGCTGGGTGGTGGCGCTGTGCTGCCTCGCGGTGGCGGTGTGCCTTCAGATCGGGGTCAACTACGCCAACGACTACAGCGACGGCATCCGGGGCACCGACGACTTCCGCGTCGGCCCCGCGCGCCTGACGGGTGCGCGGAAGGCGAAGCCGCGTACGGTGCTCATCGTGGCGCTGGTGTTCTTCGGCCTCGCCGCGGTGGCGGGCCTTGCGATCGTCATCCGCACCCAGCAGTGGTGGCTGCTGCTCGTGGGCGCTGTGTGCATCGTCGCTGCCTGGTTCTACACCGGCGGCAAGCGACCCTACGGCTACTACGGGCTGGGGGAGATCGTCGTCTTCGTCTTCTTCGGCCTCGTCGCGACCCTCGGCACGACGTGGGTCCAGGCGCTCGCGCTGCCGCAGGAGGCCTGGTTCGGCGCGGTGGGCGCGGGATCGTTCGCGTGCGCCGTGCTGCTGGCGAACAACCTCCGCGACATCGATCAGGACCGCGCGGCCGGCAAGCGCACCCTGTCGGTACTGATCGGGCGTCGCGGGTCGCAGGTGCTCTTCACCGTGCTGGTCCTCGCTCCGTTCGTCATCTCCGGATGGATCGCGCTGTTCTACCCCATCGCGTGGCTGACCCTGTTCGGTCTGCTCGCCGCGCTTCCGGCGGTGCTCATCGTGTGGACCTACCGGCTCCCCAGGGAACTCGTCGTCGCGCTGGCGCTGAGCTCGCTGGCCTCGCTGACCTACGGGGTGTTCTTGTTCTGGGCGTTCGTCGGCTGA
- a CDS encoding AMP-binding protein has protein sequence MKLRPVDGDDPRDILPALRAAVLGAGPALGLGMTGSDSGGGAEEVPAGTAVVVTTSGSTGIPKRVVLSRSALTASALATAARLGDGAWLLALPASYVAGLQVLVRSLVADRQPGLLSGPFQPQAFASAALMLVSSENGRRVPTFTSLVPAQLIRLLDAAEHDTAVRTAVRSFEAILIGGQALPAAVLERAEGAGVRIVRTYGATETSGGCVYDGLPLDGVGLRIEGGEVQLSGPTLAEGYLGDPARTDAAFVTARDGTRWYRTGDAGLIEDGVLRVRGRLDNVIVSGGINVSLDRVERVVRSVPGLHSAVVVGVADDRWGEASVIVAARGEALRRSEGTQLTEARAAVATEIGVHARPSRLILVDEVAVLPSGKPDREAIRRLVAGHR, from the coding sequence GTGAAGCTCCGCCCTGTCGACGGCGACGATCCCCGCGACATCCTCCCGGCGCTGCGCGCCGCCGTCCTCGGGGCCGGCCCCGCGCTCGGCCTCGGCATGACCGGATCGGACTCGGGAGGGGGTGCCGAAGAGGTCCCCGCCGGGACCGCCGTGGTGGTGACGACGTCGGGGTCGACCGGGATCCCCAAGCGCGTCGTCCTCAGCAGATCGGCGCTCACCGCCAGTGCGCTCGCCACCGCCGCTCGGCTCGGCGACGGGGCGTGGCTCCTCGCGCTCCCCGCCAGCTACGTCGCGGGGCTCCAGGTGCTCGTCCGGTCACTCGTCGCCGACCGGCAGCCGGGCCTGCTGTCGGGTCCGTTCCAGCCGCAGGCGTTCGCGTCGGCGGCGCTCATGCTCGTCTCGAGTGAGAACGGACGCCGCGTGCCGACCTTCACCTCTCTCGTTCCCGCGCAGTTGATCCGGCTCCTCGACGCCGCCGAGCACGACACCGCCGTGCGCACCGCCGTCCGCTCCTTCGAGGCGATCCTCATCGGCGGCCAGGCCCTCCCGGCAGCGGTGCTCGAGCGCGCCGAAGGCGCGGGGGTGCGGATCGTCCGCACCTACGGTGCGACCGAGACGAGCGGCGGCTGCGTCTACGACGGCCTCCCGCTCGACGGGGTGGGGCTGCGGATCGAAGGGGGAGAGGTGCAGCTGTCGGGGCCGACCCTCGCCGAGGGGTATCTCGGCGACCCTGCCCGCACCGACGCGGCATTCGTGACCGCCCGCGACGGCACCCGCTGGTACCGCACCGGCGACGCCGGCCTGATCGAAGACGGTGTGCTGCGGGTGCGCGGGCGCCTGGACAACGTCATCGTCTCGGGCGGCATCAACGTCTCTCTCGACCGGGTCGAGCGCGTGGTGCGGTCGGTGCCGGGCCTCCACTCCGCCGTCGTGGTGGGGGTGGCGGATGACCGCTGGGGCGAGGCCTCGGTGATCGTCGCCGCCCGCGGCGAGGCGCTCCGCCGCAGCGAAGGCACCCAGCTCACCGAGGCCCGGGCGGCCGTGGCCACCGAGATCGGCGTCCACGCCCGCCCCTCCCGTCTGATCCTCGTCGACGAGGTGGCCGTCCTGCCCTCGGGGAAACCCGATCGCGAGGCGATCCGGCGGCTCGTGGCCGGGCACCGCTAG
- a CDS encoding 1,4-dihydroxy-2-naphthoyl-CoA synthase: protein MSPEAVSDLFDPSEWVGAPGAERYTDITAHVSADGRVARIAFDRPEVRNAFRPRTVDELYDALDIARQDPRIGVVLLTGNGPSPKDGGWAFCSGGDQRIRGRTGYQYDGADDPGDASGDARAALGRLHILEVQRLIRFMPKVVIAVVPGWAAGGGHSLHVVCDLTIASREHGRFKQTDADVGSFDAGYGSAFFARQIGQKFAREVFFLAEEYSAQRAYEMGAVNRVVDHADLEREALTMARVILTKSPTAIRMLKFAFNAVDDGIAGQQLFAGEATRLAYGTDEAVEGRDAFLQKRDPDWSPYPWHY from the coding sequence GTGAGCCCCGAAGCGGTCTCCGACCTCTTCGACCCGTCGGAGTGGGTCGGAGCTCCCGGCGCGGAGCGCTACACCGACATCACCGCCCACGTCTCCGCCGACGGTCGGGTCGCGCGCATCGCGTTCGACCGCCCCGAGGTGCGCAACGCCTTCCGCCCCCGCACGGTCGACGAGCTGTACGACGCCCTCGACATCGCCCGCCAGGACCCGCGCATCGGGGTGGTCCTCCTCACCGGCAACGGCCCGAGCCCCAAGGACGGCGGCTGGGCGTTCTGCTCGGGCGGCGACCAGCGCATCCGCGGACGCACCGGCTACCAGTACGACGGCGCGGATGACCCGGGCGACGCGTCCGGTGATGCGCGCGCGGCGCTCGGCCGCCTCCACATCCTCGAGGTGCAGCGTCTCATCCGGTTCATGCCGAAGGTCGTCATCGCGGTGGTGCCGGGGTGGGCCGCGGGCGGGGGGCACTCGCTGCACGTGGTGTGCGATCTCACCATCGCCAGCCGCGAGCACGGCCGCTTCAAGCAGACCGACGCCGACGTGGGGTCGTTCGACGCCGGGTACGGTTCGGCGTTCTTCGCGCGTCAGATCGGGCAGAAGTTCGCCCGCGAGGTGTTCTTCCTCGCCGAGGAGTACTCCGCCCAGCGGGCCTACGAGATGGGGGCGGTCAACCGTGTGGTCGACCATGCCGACCTCGAGCGGGAGGCGCTGACGATGGCCCGGGTCATCCTCACGAAGTCACCGACGGCGATCCGCATGCTGAAGTTCGCCTTCAACGCCGTGGACGACGGCATCGCCGGCCAGCAGCTGTTCGCCGGCGAGGCGACGCGCCTGGCCTACGGCACCGACGAGGCGGTCGAGGGCCGCGACGCATTCCTGCAGAAGCGCGACCCCGACTGGTCGCCCTACCCCTGGCACTACTGA
- a CDS encoding LLM class F420-dependent oxidoreductase, which produces MLPDTPVRLGVQIQPQHATYPQIRDAVLRLEEMGVDILFNWDHFFPLFGDPDGLHFESWTMLGAWAEQTERVEFGSLVNCNSYRSADLQADMARTLDHISGGRFIFGTGSGWFERDYAEYGYEFGTAGSRLNDLAEGLERVVARWSKLNPAPTRDIPIMIGGKGEQKTLRLVARYADIWHSFVTPEELGHKLGVIDTWAQKEGTDVSGLVVSNDLQRRDQSDADGLFDAGVRLFTLGWAPSEADYDAIAGWLRWRDAKNGTGSAV; this is translated from the coding sequence ATGCTCCCCGATACCCCCGTGCGCCTCGGCGTGCAGATCCAGCCCCAGCACGCGACCTACCCGCAGATCCGCGATGCCGTCCTGCGCCTGGAGGAGATGGGCGTGGACATCCTGTTCAACTGGGACCACTTCTTCCCCCTCTTCGGCGACCCGGACGGCCTGCACTTCGAGTCATGGACCATGCTCGGCGCCTGGGCGGAGCAGACCGAGCGGGTCGAGTTCGGGTCGCTGGTGAACTGCAACAGCTATCGCAGCGCCGACCTGCAGGCCGATATGGCCCGCACCCTCGACCACATCAGCGGCGGCCGGTTCATCTTCGGCACGGGCTCGGGCTGGTTCGAGCGCGACTACGCCGAGTACGGCTACGAGTTCGGCACTGCCGGGTCGCGGCTGAACGATCTGGCCGAGGGCCTCGAGCGCGTGGTCGCCCGGTGGAGCAAGCTCAACCCCGCGCCCACCCGCGACATCCCGATCATGATCGGCGGCAAGGGCGAGCAGAAGACGCTGCGCCTGGTCGCCCGGTACGCGGACATCTGGCACAGCTTCGTCACCCCCGAGGAGCTCGGCCACAAGCTCGGCGTCATCGACACCTGGGCGCAGAAGGAGGGGACGGATGTCTCGGGCCTCGTCGTCTCGAACGATCTGCAGCGCCGCGACCAGTCCGACGCCGATGGGCTCTTCGACGCCGGCGTCCGGCTGTTCACGCTCGGGTGGGCGCCCTCCGAGGCGGACTACGACGCGATCGCCGGGTGGCTGCGCTGGCGCGACGCCAAGAACGGCACCGGGAGCGCGGTGTGA
- a CDS encoding permease prefix domain 1-containing protein, whose amino-acid sequence MTTTTLTDRYIDAAMRTVPEAQRPDLAAELRGSIDDQIDARVAGGDDPAAAERAVLTALGDPEVLAAQYTDRPLQLIGPRYFLDWWRLLKLLLAIVLPCAAFGVALAQTLSGASFGELIGSVVVTLIQVTVNLGFWTVLVFAIVERTVQRRADMGLGEWSLDRLPEPRPRGAGFGDMVGNLVFLVLGVGLVLWDLSIGFVPTERGLSFLDPGLWPTGFAGLVILAVAEAVLTIVVYLVGRWTPALAVANLVLNAVFVAVSVWLLTQGRLLNAEFFPTIIGDGGDDVAGILGVVFGFGIVAIAAWDTVDAFLKARQGRGGAMLGR is encoded by the coding sequence ATGACCACCACGACCCTGACCGACCGCTACATCGACGCGGCAATGCGCACGGTACCCGAGGCGCAGCGCCCCGATCTCGCCGCCGAACTCCGCGGGTCCATCGACGATCAGATCGACGCCCGCGTCGCCGGCGGCGACGACCCCGCTGCGGCTGAGCGGGCGGTGCTGACCGCGCTCGGCGACCCCGAGGTACTGGCCGCCCAGTACACCGATCGACCGCTGCAGCTGATCGGCCCCCGCTACTTCCTCGACTGGTGGCGGCTGCTGAAGCTGCTCCTCGCGATCGTCCTGCCGTGCGCCGCCTTCGGCGTCGCACTGGCGCAGACGCTGAGCGGGGCCAGCTTCGGGGAGCTGATCGGCTCTGTCGTCGTGACGCTGATCCAGGTGACGGTCAACCTCGGTTTCTGGACCGTGCTGGTCTTCGCGATCGTGGAGCGCACGGTGCAGCGCCGCGCCGACATGGGTCTCGGCGAATGGTCGCTCGACAGGCTCCCCGAGCCGCGCCCGCGCGGCGCAGGATTCGGCGACATGGTGGGCAACCTCGTCTTCCTCGTCCTGGGTGTCGGACTGGTGTTGTGGGACCTCTCGATCGGGTTCGTCCCCACCGAACGCGGCCTGTCGTTCCTCGACCCCGGTCTCTGGCCGACGGGGTTCGCCGGCCTCGTCATCCTCGCCGTGGCCGAGGCCGTCCTCACGATCGTCGTCTACCTGGTGGGGCGATGGACGCCGGCGCTCGCCGTGGCGAACCTCGTCCTGAACGCGGTGTTCGTCGCCGTGTCGGTGTGGCTCCTCACACAGGGACGGCTGCTGAACGCCGAATTCTTCCCCACGATCATCGGCGACGGCGGCGACGACGTCGCGGGCATCCTGGGGGTCGTTTTCGGGTTCGGAATCGTCGCCATCGCCGCGTGGGACACCGTCGATGCCTTCCTCAAGGCGCGCCAGGGCCGGGGCGGGGCGATGCTCGGACGCTGA
- a CDS encoding PadR family transcriptional regulator: MSETEALDTHLQELRRGTVVLACLRLLQDPGYGYGLLEELQSRGFDVDANTLYPLLRRLEKQGHLSSEWNTDEARPRKFYRTSAEGARLAVALGADFDAIARAIADLPASSAS; the protein is encoded by the coding sequence ATGAGTGAGACCGAAGCCCTCGACACCCACCTGCAGGAGCTTCGTCGCGGGACCGTCGTGCTGGCGTGCCTGCGGCTGCTGCAGGACCCCGGGTACGGCTACGGCCTGCTCGAGGAGTTGCAGTCGCGCGGCTTCGACGTCGATGCCAACACCCTCTACCCCCTGCTGCGCCGCCTCGAGAAGCAGGGGCACCTCTCCAGCGAGTGGAACACCGACGAGGCCCGTCCGCGCAAGTTCTACCGCACAAGCGCCGAGGGAGCACGGCTCGCCGTCGCCCTCGGCGCGGACTTCGACGCGATCGCCCGCGCGATCGCCGACCTTCCCGCTTCATCCGCCTCCTGA
- a CDS encoding o-succinylbenzoate synthase translates to MTLPPLDEVLDRLHVVSLPLVTRFRGVDTRELALIEGPEGWTEFSPFMEYDDRESSTWLAAALEYGWSTTPPARRDLIPVNATVPAVPAASVPEVLARFAGCRTAKVKVADPGQRLDDDVARVAAVREAMGPEGRIRIDANGAWNIDEAEHAVRAMEHYDLEYVEQPCASIDELAELRRRISRLDIPVAADESVRKADDPLAVARAEAADLLVIKAQPLGGVSRAMRIVAEAGLPVVVSSALDSAVGLSMGAALAAALPDLPYDCGLGTGALFTEDVADYATQNGALRVVRPIPDPAVVERRAVDAERRQWWVDRIVRCHALPSLG, encoded by the coding sequence ATGACCCTCCCTCCGCTCGACGAAGTCCTGGACCGACTGCACGTCGTGTCCCTGCCGCTGGTCACACGCTTCCGCGGCGTCGACACACGCGAGCTGGCGCTGATCGAGGGCCCGGAGGGGTGGACGGAGTTCTCTCCCTTCATGGAGTACGACGATCGCGAGTCGAGCACCTGGCTGGCCGCCGCCCTGGAGTACGGCTGGTCCACAACCCCTCCGGCCCGGCGCGACCTCATTCCGGTGAATGCGACAGTGCCGGCCGTGCCCGCGGCATCCGTCCCCGAGGTCCTCGCGCGATTCGCCGGCTGCCGCACCGCGAAGGTGAAGGTCGCCGACCCGGGCCAGCGGCTCGACGATGACGTCGCCCGCGTGGCGGCCGTGCGCGAGGCGATGGGACCGGAGGGACGCATCCGCATCGACGCCAACGGCGCCTGGAACATCGACGAGGCTGAGCATGCCGTCCGGGCCATGGAGCATTACGACCTCGAATACGTCGAGCAGCCCTGCGCGAGCATCGACGAACTCGCCGAGCTCCGGCGCCGCATCTCGCGTCTGGATATCCCCGTGGCCGCCGACGAGAGCGTGCGCAAGGCCGACGACCCGCTCGCCGTCGCCCGCGCCGAGGCCGCGGACCTCCTGGTCATCAAGGCCCAGCCGCTCGGCGGGGTGTCACGGGCGATGCGCATCGTCGCCGAGGCGGGCCTCCCGGTCGTCGTCTCCAGTGCGCTGGACTCAGCGGTCGGGCTGTCGATGGGGGCCGCACTCGCTGCCGCCCTCCCCGACCTCCCCTACGACTGCGGGCTGGGCACCGGGGCGCTCTTCACCGAGGATGTCGCGGACTACGCGACCCAGAACGGAGCGCTGCGCGTCGTCCGCCCGATTCCCGACCCCGCCGTTGTGGAGCGGCGCGCCGTCGACGCCGAGCGCCGGCAGTGGTGGGTGGACCGCATCGTGCGCTGCCATGCCCTCCCGTCGCTCGGCTGA
- a CDS encoding TetR/AcrR family transcriptional regulator, protein MTSATPARRRDATRQRLLDAAAEVFAESGLDAASVEAVCERAGFTRGAFYSNFDSKEELFLELAARVWEARVGAVAVRVAELEGDGHLEVTTDAIQAVVQRVLDGPAEDRLGVLLMSEIRMHALRNPRFAEGYLRQQDEMHASVARIIDDIGRSTGVRFRVPAVDAARLFISSWESTLVRAVMAGLDDDEREKRCRAEVAQIAHLVLADDGMTP, encoded by the coding sequence ATGACGAGCGCCACCCCCGCACGCCGTCGAGACGCCACGCGCCAACGCCTGCTCGACGCCGCAGCCGAGGTCTTCGCCGAGTCGGGCCTCGATGCTGCGTCGGTCGAGGCGGTCTGCGAGCGCGCCGGGTTCACCCGCGGCGCGTTCTACTCCAACTTCGACAGCAAGGAGGAGCTCTTCCTGGAGCTCGCGGCCAGAGTCTGGGAGGCCCGGGTCGGAGCCGTCGCGGTGCGCGTCGCCGAACTCGAGGGCGACGGCCACCTCGAGGTGACGACCGATGCGATCCAGGCGGTGGTGCAGCGGGTCCTCGACGGGCCGGCCGAAGACCGGCTGGGTGTGCTCCTCATGAGCGAGATCCGCATGCACGCGCTCCGCAACCCCCGCTTCGCCGAGGGGTACCTGCGTCAGCAGGACGAGATGCACGCGAGCGTCGCCCGCATCATCGACGACATCGGACGCTCCACCGGGGTGCGCTTCCGCGTACCGGCCGTCGATGCGGCGCGACTGTTCATCTCGTCGTGGGAGTCCACGCTCGTCCGTGCGGTGATGGCCGGTCTCGACGACGACGAGCGCGAGAAGCGCTGCCGCGCCGAGGTCGCCCAGATCGCGCACCTCGTTCTCGCCGACGACGGAATGACCCCGTAG
- a CDS encoding efflux RND transporter permease subunit, giving the protein MSTLLYALGRWSFRRPWKVLVTWLLLLVLAGGGAALFSQGTDNSFSIPGTEAQEGLEELNRTFPQVSGTSAQLVVVAADGDQIDDEAYRSVIDDAVGEFSDLDDVIAVTDPYDDTISGLISDDGTAAIIRMQFEGQATEISDETVSSAEAIADELTGALPPGSQAALGGDLFSTAVPTLTIIEAIGVLIALFVLMITFRSIAVAWFPLISAIIGVGLAVALIFVATVFSTISSTTPLLAVMLGLAVGIDYSLFIVARHQDQVRAGMEPEESAARATGTAGSAVVFAGVTVLIALIGLSFAGIPFLTTMGIAAAVAVAIAVVVALTLTPALLGFAKGRVVGWKRRRAPKAQKTGGAKQPNGWVMFVTRRPLLTTVAIVAALGAAAIPAASLTLALPNAGMQSEESEARQAYDLVAENFGPGANGPLIMTGTIVTSTDPVGLMDDLAAEIEQVPGVEEVALATPNETADTGIIQIVPETAPDDPATADLVRELRAQHDRLLDEYGVDLKVTGFTAVAIDISDRLGEALLPFGIFVVGLSLILLMIVFRSIWVPLKAAAGYLLSVAAAFGAVAAVFEWGWFADLLHVSRTGPVISFMPIILMGVLFGLAMDYEVFLVSRMREDFVHARRRLGRNPSRDELRAIAVGAVRSGFTASARVVTAAAVIMFAVFAAFVPEGDTSIKPIALGLAVGIAVDAFLVRMTLVPAVMTLLGEKAWWFPKALDRMLPHFDIEGEAVEREIALEDWPERDTTAAVVADGVGVGDGGEGEGDGRDVVFTGASFRLEPGSTLVVTSDDARAARGLLLTIAARLAPTEGRIKVEGHLLPERAAWVRPRVGVALLHNNDDPAAELREAFDGGSRVVVVDALDSIETQSLAARDEALAVLRQSGEVTLIVSANDATFAERALTEAGRAAIAVLSVSGPPAASALSRSSRSSRSDDAASSTSPFDEVFS; this is encoded by the coding sequence GTGTCCACACTGCTGTACGCACTCGGACGTTGGTCGTTCCGTCGGCCGTGGAAGGTGCTGGTCACCTGGCTGCTCCTGCTCGTCCTCGCCGGAGGTGGCGCCGCCCTGTTCTCCCAGGGCACCGACAACTCCTTCTCGATCCCCGGCACCGAGGCGCAGGAAGGTCTCGAGGAGCTGAACCGGACCTTCCCGCAGGTGAGCGGCACGAGCGCGCAGCTGGTCGTGGTCGCCGCCGACGGCGACCAGATCGACGACGAGGCGTATCGCAGCGTCATCGACGACGCGGTGGGGGAATTCTCCGATCTCGACGACGTCATCGCCGTCACCGACCCCTACGACGACACCATCAGCGGCCTCATCTCCGACGACGGCACCGCCGCCATCATCCGGATGCAGTTCGAAGGACAGGCGACCGAGATCTCGGACGAGACCGTCTCGTCGGCCGAGGCCATCGCCGACGAGCTGACCGGGGCGCTTCCTCCAGGATCGCAGGCGGCGCTCGGCGGGGATCTGTTCTCCACCGCGGTGCCGACGCTGACCATCATCGAAGCGATCGGCGTGCTCATCGCCCTGTTCGTGCTCATGATCACCTTCCGCTCGATCGCCGTTGCCTGGTTCCCGCTCATCAGCGCGATCATCGGCGTCGGCCTCGCCGTCGCTCTGATCTTCGTGGCCACCGTGTTCTCGACCATCTCGTCGACCACGCCGCTCCTGGCGGTGATGCTCGGGCTCGCGGTCGGCATCGACTACTCCCTGTTCATCGTCGCGCGACATCAAGACCAGGTGCGCGCCGGCATGGAACCCGAGGAGTCCGCCGCGCGCGCCACCGGCACCGCGGGCTCCGCGGTCGTCTTCGCCGGGGTGACGGTGCTGATCGCCCTCATCGGACTGTCCTTCGCCGGCATCCCGTTCCTCACCACGATGGGCATCGCCGCCGCCGTGGCCGTCGCCATCGCCGTCGTGGTGGCCCTCACCCTCACGCCCGCGCTCCTCGGCTTCGCCAAGGGGCGCGTCGTCGGATGGAAGCGTCGACGGGCGCCGAAAGCGCAGAAGACCGGCGGCGCGAAGCAGCCCAACGGCTGGGTGATGTTCGTCACGCGGCGCCCACTCCTCACCACCGTCGCGATCGTCGCCGCGCTCGGCGCCGCCGCGATCCCGGCGGCGAGCCTCACCCTCGCCCTCCCCAACGCCGGCATGCAGAGCGAGGAGAGCGAGGCGCGCCAGGCCTATGACCTCGTCGCCGAGAACTTCGGCCCCGGGGCCAACGGTCCGCTCATCATGACCGGCACGATCGTCACCTCGACCGATCCGGTCGGGCTCATGGACGACCTCGCCGCCGAGATCGAGCAGGTGCCGGGCGTGGAGGAGGTGGCCCTTGCCACCCCCAACGAGACGGCCGACACCGGCATCATCCAGATCGTCCCCGAGACCGCGCCCGATGACCCGGCCACCGCCGACCTCGTCCGAGAGCTCCGGGCGCAGCACGACCGCCTCCTCGACGAGTACGGCGTCGACCTGAAGGTCACCGGGTTCACCGCGGTCGCGATCGACATCTCCGATCGACTGGGCGAGGCACTACTCCCCTTCGGCATCTTCGTGGTCGGGCTCTCGCTCATCCTCCTGATGATCGTCTTCCGCTCGATCTGGGTGCCGCTGAAGGCCGCCGCCGGGTACCTCCTGTCGGTCGCCGCCGCGTTCGGGGCGGTCGCCGCCGTCTTCGAGTGGGGCTGGTTCGCCGATCTCCTGCACGTCTCGCGCACCGGGCCGGTCATCAGCTTCATGCCCATCATCCTCATGGGCGTGCTGTTCGGCCTCGCCATGGACTACGAGGTCTTCCTCGTCTCGCGCATGCGCGAGGACTTCGTCCACGCCCGCCGGCGCCTGGGTCGCAACCCCTCGCGCGATGAGCTGCGGGCCATCGCGGTCGGCGCCGTGCGCTCGGGTTTCACCGCCTCGGCACGGGTCGTCACCGCGGCGGCGGTGATCATGTTCGCCGTGTTCGCCGCCTTCGTCCCCGAGGGGGACACATCGATCAAACCCATCGCACTCGGGCTGGCGGTCGGGATCGCCGTCGACGCCTTCCTCGTGCGCATGACGCTCGTACCTGCGGTGATGACCCTGCTGGGCGAGAAGGCCTGGTGGTTCCCGAAGGCGCTCGACCGGATGCTGCCGCACTTCGACATCGAAGGTGAGGCCGTCGAGCGCGAGATCGCGCTCGAGGACTGGCCCGAGCGTGACACCACCGCCGCGGTCGTGGCGGATGGGGTCGGCGTCGGCGACGGCGGAGAGGGTGAGGGGGACGGACGCGACGTGGTGTTCACCGGCGCGTCGTTCCGGCTGGAGCCCGGGTCGACGCTCGTCGTCACCTCCGATGACGCACGCGCCGCACGCGGGCTGCTCCTGACCATCGCGGCGCGACTGGCACCCACCGAGGGACGCATCAAGGTCGAGGGGCACCTCCTCCCCGAGCGGGCCGCGTGGGTACGCCCGAGGGTGGGAGTGGCGCTGCTCCACAACAACGATGACCCCGCCGCCGAGCTCCGCGAGGCGTTCGACGGCGGCAGCCGGGTCGTTGTCGTCGACGCGCTGGACTCGATCGAGACCCAGTCGCTCGCTGCCCGCGACGAGGCGCTCGCGGTTCTGCGGCAGAGCGGCGAGGTCACCCTCATCGTGTCCGCGAACGACGCGACCTTCGCTGAGCGCGCCCTCACCGAGGCTGGTCGCGCCGCGATCGCGGTGCTGTCCGTGAGCGGCCCGCCCGCGGCATCTGCTCTCTCCCGCTCGTCCCGTTCTTCGCGCTCCGACGACGCAGCGTCTTCGACCTCCCCTTTCGATGAGGTGTTCTCATGA